The following coding sequences lie in one Anoplolepis gracilipes chromosome 4, ASM4749672v1, whole genome shotgun sequence genomic window:
- the LOC140664455 gene encoding acyl-CoA Delta-9 desaturase-like, giving the protein MAPNITSAPTGVLFEGETLTESQLTQEPKEKTKYVRRIVWRNVAVFSYLHLGALYGIYLCFTSAKLATIVFAIFLYQITGIGITAGAHRLWAHRSYKAKWPLQFILMIMNTIAFQDAAIDWARDHRVHHKYSETDADPHNATRGFFFAHVGWLLCKKHPDVKEKGKGIDLSDLESDPILGFQKKYYKVLMPLLCFILPTVIPVVCWNETWMNAYFIPTVLRYVFTLNMTWLVNSAAHLFGSKPYDKYINPSENKGVALMALGEGWHNYHHVFPWDYKTAELGNYSFNFTTAFIDFFAKIGWAYDLKSVSEDMVKKRVERTGDGSHDLWGWGDKDQTQEERNEAIVTHHHMKEQ; this is encoded by the exons ATGGCGCCGAATATAACCAGCGCACCGACAGGAGTGCTCTTCGAGGGCGAAACTCTGACCGAATCGCAACTGACGCAGGAACCTaaggaaaaaacaaaatatgttaGACGTATCGTGTGGAGAAACGTGGCGGTTTTCTCGTACTTACATCTCGGAGCTCTTTAcggaatttatttatgtttcacGTCTGCCAAATTGGCGACCATTGTTTTCG caatctttttatatcaaattacgGGTATTGGAATCACAGCCGGAGCTCACAGATTATGGGCACATAGATCTTACAAAGCCAAGTGGCCTCTTCAGTTCATACTTATGATTATGAATACTATAGCATTCCAG GACGCTGCGATCGATTGGGCTAGAGATCACAGGGTTCACCACAAGTACAGCGAGACGGATGCCGATCCACATAATGCTACGAGAGGTTTCTTCTTCGCTCATGTAGGTTGGCTACTTTGTAAGAAGCATCCCGATGTCAAAGAAAAAGGCAAAGGAATTGACTTGAGTGACCTCGAAAGCGACCCTATATTGGGATTTCAAAAAAA atattataaAGTGCTGATGCCATTGCTGTGCTTCATTTTACCTACTGTCATTCCGGTCGTGTGTTGGAACGAAACGTGGATGAATGCTTACTTCATTCCCACAGTTCTTCGTTATGTTTTTACGTTGAATATGACGTGGCTAGTAAACTCCGCGGCACATCTTTTCGGCAGCAAACCTTACGATAA ATACATCAATCCGTCGGAAAATAAAGGTGTCGCTTTAATGGCTCTGGGAGAGGGTTGGCATAATTACCATCACGTATTTCCCTGGGATTACAAGACAGCCGAGCTCGGAAACTACAGTTTCAACTTTACGACGGCCTTCATTGATTTCTTTGCGAAGATCGGTTGGGCTTACGATTTGAAGAGTGTATCTGAGGATATGGTGAAGAAACGGGTAGAGAGAACAGGTGACGGCAGTCACGACTTATGGGGTTGGGGTGACAAGGATCAAACGCAAGAAGAGAGAAACGAGGCGATAGTTACACATCATCATATGAAAGAACAGTAA
- the LOC140664456 gene encoding acyl-CoA Delta-9 desaturase-like, translating into MRETKEENSTINKTEKRSVRWVLVLFYLYLHILGIAGMYFLFTKTKWITVFYFLFLVTISSIGLTAGAHRLYAHQAFVATWQLRFFIMLSHTLAGVGSIQNFVFWHRLHHTYYGTERDPYNHKKGFLYSHVISNVLSAPSDIKTYAKDIDMRDVEADGYVWTQKMFYWILFIIFGLLLPINAPLEYWDESMANSFLIIGAARLMITTHISWLVNSALLVWGLEKGAKFPVDDNSVFFLSKSYWLNYHYMIPWDWKSDEFGTYKTGFATFIVKMWRELGFINEMKTATSKDVQDALCKIATSETTLKEALTEIQKNAEAVAYKKKLMFHH; encoded by the exons ATGAGGGAAACCAAAGAAGAGAACAGTACTATCAATAAAACGGAAAAGCGATCTGTTAGATGGGTTCTTGtgcttttttatctttatcttcatATCCTTGGTATTGCCGGaatgtattttctatttacCAAAACAAAATGGATTACGGTATTTTATT TTTTATTCCTCGTCACGATCTCTTCCATAGGATTGACAGCGGGTGCACATCGGTTATATGCGCATCAAGCTTTTGTCGCAACATGGCAACTTAGATTCTTTATTATGCTGTCACACACTCTTGCAGGCGTG ggatcgatacaaaattttgttttttggcATAGATTGCATCATACATATTATGGTACTGAGAGAGATCcgtataatcataaaaaaggaTTTCTTTATTCTCATGTCATTAGTAATGTTTTATCAGCACCTTCTGACATAAAAACGTACGCGAAAGACATTGATATGCGTGATGTAGAAGCAGATGGATACGTCTGGACACAAAAAAT GTTTTATTGGATACTCTTCATCATATTTGGACTTCTACTACCTATCAATGCTCCCTTAGAATATTGGGATGAATCGATGGCTAACTCTTTTCTGATCATTGGCGCAGCACGACTGATGATAACTACACACATTTCCTGGCTTGTAAACAGTGCTTTGTTGGTCTGGGGTCTAGAAAAAGGAGCTaa GTTCCCAGTCGACGATAACtctgttttctttttgtcAAAGTCCTACTGGTTAAATTATCACTACATGATTCCGTGGGATTGGAAAAGTGATGAATTTGGTACTTACAAAACTGGTTTCGCCACGTTCATCGTCAAAATGTGGCGCGAACTTGGGTTCATCAACGAGATGAAGACTGCTACCAGTAAAGACGTGCAAGACGCTCTTTGCAAGATTGCTACGTCGGAGACGACATTAAAAGAAGCTCTGacagaaatacaaaaaaatgccGAAGCAGTCGCTTACAAAAAGAAACTAATGTTTCATCACTAG
- the LOC140664530 gene encoding uncharacterized protein, with product MNKTDYLLKMELILSDEFTYKKINKNPTKPLTNKINSLLKSWLSNELIDERTYKHLNCTNGNLPCCYGLPKIHNPGFPLRIIVTTVGSPLYNLSTYIQDILQRSIIKPALHINDGWSFSKKIKDGIIESRQVMISLDVSSLFTNVPKELVLSTIEKRWNNISSATSLCLSQFIHVVELILDSTSFSFNGQFYEQIFGSPMGSSLSPILADIVMDDLESITDAIGAYTWRSLQQAIFATSITWTVFEL from the exons ATGAACAAGACTGATTATCTGTTAAAAATGGAGTTGATATTGAGTGATGAATTTACTTacaagaaaatcaataaaaatccgaCAAAACCACTTACGAACaagataaattcattattaaaatcttggCTCAGCAACGAGCTCATCGATGAAAGAACTTACAAACATCTTAATTGTACAAATGGAAATTTGCCTTGTTGCTATGGGTTGCCCAAGATCCATAACCCTGGTTTCCCATTAAGAATCATTGTTACGACTGTTGGCAGtcctttgtataatttatctacTTACATACAGGATATACTGCAAAGGTCAATTATAAAGCCAGCTTTACATATAAACGACGGATGGTCTTTTTCCAAAAAGATCAAGGACGGTATTATTGAGAGTCGTCAAGTAATGATATCATTGGATGTTAGCTCGTTATTTACTAATGTCCCCAAAGAATTAGTTCTGAGCACCATTGAAAAACGATGGAATAACATCAGTTCTGCTACTAGCCTTTGCCTTTCTCAATTTATACATGTGgtggaattaattttagattcgacaagttttagttttaatggACAGTTTTACGAGCAAATTTTCGGAAGCCCTATGGGCTCTTCTTTATCTCCGATACTAGCGGACATTGTCATGGATGATTTAGA AAGTATCACAGATGCGATTGGCGCATACACATGGCGATCTTTGCAACAGGCGATCTTTGCTACTTCAATCACGTGGACTGTATTTGAACTTTAG
- the LOC140665316 gene encoding acyl-CoA Delta12-desaturase, with protein MTLIHDERNAFSSRMSPAEKTSPTVCTTSEMDICSATFKTRQITNANEAVAQKNDESTTKVVYVPRIKWLDLCAQIFIHGGFLYGLYLVLTQAKLLTALWVFVTIYTSGFGITAGVHRLWSHKAYKAKWPLRLLLVFLFTITGQKDVYTWALDHRVHHKYSETDSDPHDVRRGFFFAHVGWLFITPHPDVIAKRKAVDMSDLEADSIVMWQKRLYIPLFALLTIGLPVAVPYYYWSESLWISFWVNFNFRFCITLNIAFCVNSVAHMWGQKPYDKNISPVDNIVVSVAGLGEGYHNYHHVFPWDYKTSELGDYSFNLTTGFIDAFARIGWAYDLKYVLPEMIRRRVNRSGDGSHVWGYGDIDIPEDDLMELNMMKNHEQ; from the exons CTAATACACGACGAAAGAAACGCATTTTCATCGAGAATGTCGCCGGCCGAGAAGACATCGCCGACGGTGTGTACCACGTCGGAGATGGATATTTGCAGTGCGACGTTTAAAACAAGACAGATCACGAATGCAAATGAAGCGGTAGCCCAGAAGAACGATGAGTCAACGACCAAGGTCGTATACGTACCGCGGATCAAGTGGCTGGATCTCTGTGCGCAAATTTTCATACACGGTGGTTTTCTTTATGGGCTGTACCTGGTGCTCACGCAAGCGAAATTGCTTACGGCGCTATGGG TGTTTGTAACGATTTATACGTCCGGCTTCGGCATTACGGCTGGCGTTCATAGATTATGGTCGCACAAGGCTTACAAAGCAAAGTGGCCTCTGCGTCTGCTTCTAGTCTTTCTCTTCACGATAACAGGACAA aAAGATGTGTATACGTGGGCGTTAGACCACAGGGTACATCACAAATACAGTGAAACCGATAGCGATCCGCATGACGTGAGGAGAGGTTTCTTCTTCGCTCATGTGGGGTGGCTTTTTATTACACCCCATCCCGATGTAATTGCAAAGCGGAAGGCAGTCGACATGAGCGACTTGGAAGCGGATTCTATAGTTATGTGGCAGAAAAG ATTGTACATACCTCTATTTGCGCTCCTGACCATTGGATTACCGGTGGCTGTTCCTTATTATTACTGGTCAGAATCGCTGTGGATCTCGTTCTGGGTGAACTTCAACTTCCGATTCTGCATAACTCTGAATATAGCCTTCTGCGTCAACAGCGTGGCGCACATGTGGGGACAGAAACCCTATGACAA GAATATTTCACCCGTCGACAATATCGTAGTATCGGTCGCTGGGCTCGGCGAAGGATATCACAATTATCATCACGTATTTCCATGGGATTATAAGACTAGCGAACTAGGCGATTACTCGTTCAATCTCACTACCGGTTTTATTGATGCATTCGCACGGATCGGCTGGGCCTATGATCTGAAGTACGTCTTGCCGGAGATGATCCGTCGTAGAGTAAACCGATCCGGCGATGGAAGCCACGTCTGGGGTTACGGCGACATCGACATCCCGGAGGATGATCTGATGGAGTTGAATATGATGAAAAATCACGAACAATGA